The genome window CAGTAGGAGGGGGTGCCCACACACGAACGGCAACTCGCGTACACGTTCTTGTTCCTGGCCAGATTCCGGCGCACCTCGACCATTGCCGGGTTGTTCAGCACATCGTCCAACGTACTGAAGTTATCGACATGCTCGACAAACAGGTCTTTCTGCACGTTCATGCAGCACGGGATCTGCATGCCGTCGGCGGTGAAGTCCAGGTTCCAGTATGGGGAAAAGCACTTCCCGCCGACGCCGGCATCCATGCGGTTGGCGAAGTTGACGTTCATCTTCTTCCAGATGATGTTGTCGGAAGGCACGCCGCAGGATTGGGAGAACTCCGCCAGCAGGGGAATGGTGGGCCTGTTCTCGTCATTGATGAGAAACTGGGGATGGACCGTGCATTTTCCGGAGGCCAGGATGGAAAGATTGCGGCGCACCACCTCGAAATCCCCGCCGATGCGGTACCTGCCGTAGCTCTCCTCATCGTGCCCATCCGTGGAACATATCACCTTGCAATGATCCATGGAGGCC of Salidesulfovibrio onnuriiensis contains these proteins:
- a CDS encoding radical SAM/SPASM domain-containing protein codes for the protein MSKTMKTLKSDIRNLWNIHTGKAMLSPGDAVLGILIEPTAVCNLRCPYCPTTEKRLTRSNKLLPLDTFNRIVDLTRPVANHYVMNLYGEPILHPDIFEMLEKLRPLPVWLSTNLNYSEEKARKLASMDHCKVICSTDGHDEESYGRYRIGGDFEVVRRNLSILASGKCTVHPQFLINDENRPTIPLLAEFSQSCGVPSDNIIWKKMNVNFANRMDAGVGGKCFSPYWNLDFTADGMQIPCCMNVQKDLFVEHVDNFSTLDDVLNNPAMVEVRRNLARNKNVYASCRSCVGTPSYWRTFGKHLGGVAGGVASRLRLLKGGSR